A stretch of DNA from Phycisphaerales bacterium:
ATGGTGGTGATCCAAGCCCCCACGCCCGGGTGGGTGGCGACGCTCGACCGCGTGGCCGAGCAGCACCGCCACCAGGGCGTGTACCTCACGCTCCGCCGGCCCGACCCCAGCTTCGTCTACCCGCAGGTGATTGTGGAGCAACGGGTTGCGACAACGGTGCCGACGCAGACGCCCGTGCGCGTCTACGCCCGCGTGCTGGCGCCGGGGAAGAAGGACTCGTCCGCGCCGTACGTGCTCGCGACCAAGACCGAGGGTGTGCTGAAGCGGCGTTGAGTCGTTGCAGGCTCCTTGCCCGTGGCGGACGAGCCCGGAACGCAGTGACCGGTCTTTGGCCGCGAAAACCCCGGCAGGGTTCTGTACGATGGTCCCGTGGACCAGCGCACCTTCGATCTGTTGCGACTCAACCTGACGCCGGGCCTTGGCCCCGTGCTCATCAGCCGCCTGCTCAAGCGCTTCGGCGAGCCGCAGGAGGTGCTGCGGGCGCAGCCCTCCACGCTGGAAACCGTCAAGGGCATCGGCCCCGGCACCGCGGCGAAGATGACCTCCGGCTTCCGCGACACGCCCGCGCTCGCCGAGGCCGAGCTCAAGCTCGCGGAAAAGCTGGGCGTGCACCTGCTCGCCATCGGCTCGCCGGGCTACCCGCCGCTGCTGGCAGAGATCCTCGACGCGCCGCCGATCCTCTATGTGAAGGGCACGCTGCTGGCGGGCGGCCCCGACCAGTTCAGCGTCGGCATCGTCGGCTCGCGTGACTGCTCGGCCTACGGCCTGGAGCAGAGCAACCGCTTCGCCGGCGTGCTCGCCCGCGCGGGGCTGACCATCATCTCCGGCGGCGCCCGCGGGATCGACACCAGCGCCCACCGCGGCGCCCTCCAGCACGGCGGGCGCACCATCGCCGTGCTTGGGTGCGGGCTCGCGCACGTCTACCCGCCCGAGAACGACAAGCTCTTCGAGCAGATCGCGGGCAGTGGGGCGGTGATCTCGGAGTTGCCGCTGAACGCTGCACCGCAGGCGGAGAACTTCCCCGCGCGCAACCGCATTATCTCGGGCCTGAGCCTTGGCATTCTGGTGATCGAGGCGGGGCTGAAGTCGGGGGCGCTGATCACCGCGCGCGTTGCGGCCGAGGAGCACGGGCGCGAGGTGATGGCCCTCCCCGGACGCGTGGACTCTCAGTCCAGCCGCGGCACGCTGGAGCTGATCAAGATGGGCGGCGCACACCTGGTGACGGACCCGGGCGATGTGATCCACGCGCTGGAGTCGCAGGCGCGTCACCTGCACGCGGGCACGCACGCGGCGCGCTTCACGCCCATGAATGGCGCTGACACGGACCTGTTCAGCGGAGCGAGCGGTGGAGCGGTGAGCGAGCCCGAGACAAAGCCCGCGCCTTCACCGCTGCCCGAGCTGCACCGCGTGATCCTGGGCGCTCTCGAGGAGCCCAGAACGGTGGAGGAGCTCTGCGAAGCGACTGGCCTCGAGCCCGCTCGCCTGCGGACCGAGGTCACGATGCTGGAGGTGCAAAAAAGGATCACCCGCTCCGGCGGTCGCCTGCGGAGGGCCCGCTAAGTCCCGGGAACCGACGGAGTTAGCTGCTCCTACGGGCTTTGTGGGAACCGTTGGGGTCTCCAGCAAGAATCCCAACATTGCCCTTGCAGTGCGGGCTCTGATATGCTACTGTTGCCCTAACAAACCGATCAGAAATCTGATCGGGTCGTTGCCGGAGGCACGATAGAAGTGGAGTGAGGTCGTCCCGCGGATCGCGGCGTCGACCTGAGTGCGGCCTCAGTTTCACTGGGGAAGACCATGACCACCCTCTCGGCCATCCTTCGACTCGGACCCGGCGGCGACTTCGTGAAGGAGTTCGCATCCGCCGCGGACCGCCCCTCCAAGCTGATCAGGCAGGCGG
This window harbors:
- the dprA gene encoding DNA-processing protein DprA, with the protein product MDQRTFDLLRLNLTPGLGPVLISRLLKRFGEPQEVLRAQPSTLETVKGIGPGTAAKMTSGFRDTPALAEAELKLAEKLGVHLLAIGSPGYPPLLAEILDAPPILYVKGTLLAGGPDQFSVGIVGSRDCSAYGLEQSNRFAGVLARAGLTIISGGARGIDTSAHRGALQHGGRTIAVLGCGLAHVYPPENDKLFEQIAGSGAVISELPLNAAPQAENFPARNRIISGLSLGILVIEAGLKSGALITARVAAEEHGREVMALPGRVDSQSSRGTLELIKMGGAHLVTDPGDVIHALESQARHLHAGTHAARFTPMNGADTDLFSGASGGAVSEPETKPAPSPLPELHRVILGALEEPRTVEELCEATGLEPARLRTEVTMLEVQKRITRSGGRLRRAR